Proteins encoded within one genomic window of Candidatus Eisenbacteria bacterium:
- the rpsO gene encoding 30S ribosomal protein S15 → MSLKKEQKQEIIGRYKLHDLDSGSPEVQIALLTERIRQLTEHFKRHTTDHHSRRGLLKMVGRRRKLLDYLRDNKQDSYKSLVKELGLRR, encoded by the coding sequence ATGTCGCTCAAGAAGGAACAGAAGCAGGAAATCATCGGCCGCTACAAGCTTCACGATCTCGACTCCGGCTCGCCGGAGGTCCAGATCGCCCTCCTAACGGAGCGGATCCGTCAGCTCACGGAGCATTTCAAGCGCCACACGACGGATCACCATTCTCGCCGCGGTCTTCTCAAGATGGTCGGGCGCCGTCGCAAGCTCCTCGACTACCTTCGGGACAACAAGCAGGACAGCTACAAGAGTCTCGTCAAGGAACTCGGCCTGCGCCGCTAG